A section of the Oreochromis aureus strain Israel breed Guangdong linkage group 22, ZZ_aureus, whole genome shotgun sequence genome encodes:
- the LOC116332639 gene encoding major histocompatibility complex class I-related gene protein-like has product MTLILLLLLCSVSSAVRHSLINYFTGSAGAPNVTQFVGVAVVDGVEAVYCDSSNKILEPRQDWVKKVFDNDSQLLEWYKHECFNIQPSAFRARIISLKQQFNQSEGFYILQTRSGCEWEESTGEKSGFLKYGYNGEDFIELDLNTLSWASLKPEAEATKQSWDADRNRTKLNKVFLTDICPERLKSFLDRGNSSLQRTVPPSVSLLQKTPSSPVSCHVTGFYPDRAVMFWRKDEGKLHEGVDPGEILPNDDGTFQMSADLNVSVTPEDWGQYECVFQFSDVEKIVVTKLNKTLIRTNWKEKMTKEKSSNKAITVTVVLLVFILVAVAGFAFYKKKKEKHFTPSAVNICELSEGKNEDTT; this is encoded by the exons ATGACTTTAAtcttgctgcttcttttgtgtTCTGTTTCATCTGCAG TGAGACACTCGCTGATAAATTACTTCACCGGATCTGCCGGAGCCCCAAATGTCACACAGTTTGTGGGTGTTGCTGTGGTTGATGGCGTTGAGGCAGTTTACTGTGACAGCAGCAACAAGATACTGGAACCAAGACAGGACTGGGTGAAGAAAGTATTTGATAATGACTCTCAGCTGTTGGAGTGGTACAAACATGAGTGCTTTAACATTCAGCCAAGCGCCTTCAGAGCGCGGATTATTAGTTTGAAACAGCAGTTCAACCAAAGTGAAG gtTTTTACATCTTACAGACTAGAAGTGGCTGCGAATGGGAGGAAAGCACTGGAGAGAAGTCTGGCTTTTTGAAGTATGGCTATAATGGAGAAGACTTTATTGAACTGGATCTGAACACACTGTCGTGGGCTTCACTGAAACCAGAGGCTGAGGCTACCAAACAGAGCTGGGATGCTGAcaggaacagaacaaaactaaataaagtCTTCCTCACTGACATCTGTCCAGAGCGGCTGAAATCGTTCTTGGACCGTGGGAACAGCTCCCTGCAGAGAACAG TTCCTCCTTCAGTGTCTCTCCTCCAGAAGACTCCCTCCTCTCCAGTCAGCTGCCACGTTACAGGTTTCTACCCCGACAGAGCCGTGATGTTCTGGAGGAAGGATGAAGGGAAGCTTCATGAAGGTGTGGATCCTGGAGAGATCCTCCCCAACGATGATGGGACCTTCCAGATGAGTGCTGATCTGAACGTTTCAGTCACACCTGAAGACTGGGGACAATACGAGTGTGTGTTTCAGTTCTCTGATGTGGAGAAGATCGTTGTCacaaaactgaataaaacacTGATCAGAACAAACTGGAaggaaaaaatgacaaaag AGAAGTCCTCCAACAAGGCCATCACCGTCACCGTTGTTCTTCTTGTTTTCATCCTCGTTGCTGTCGCTGGATTTGCTTtttacaaaaagaagaaag aaaaacacTTTACACCTT CTGCTGTCAACATCTGTGAACTCTCTGAGGGAAAGAATGAAGACACCACATAA